Below is a window of Bacteroidota bacterium DNA.
TATTGACCCACATATTCCCTGGTTGTACAATTTTAAACTCGATTTTAAATTTAAGTGATGTAATATCTATTCCTAAAATAAAATCGTTGAATACTTTCGGTAAGACCTACTTGGTTTATCCTGAATGAAGTTGAAGGGCTTGGTGGTCCCGACCAAAAGGTGCGGGATAAATTGTGAGAGCTGCACTTTGTTAGCCGTAGTTTTAACGAAGGAATACTGGTCCGTACGGATCAGCCCTCTACTCGATTATGCTACGTTTTCATTGTTTTGTCGGATTAAATCAGTTCAAGAACCTCTGAATTTCCATTGTTAAATTCCAGTTTTAATGACATTTTGTTCACCTTCAATGCTTCAACATATCTCCGGATTGTCCCAAATTTTGTCTCTTTCAGGTTGTTTTCAATTTTTGAAATATAAGACTTGTCTATTTTCATTAATTCTGCCAATTGTTCTTGGGTCAAATTCTCTTGTTTTCGTAGCTTTTTCAAAAAGTCTCCGATTAATTCAATTTTCAGGTCTTTTTCATATTGTTCCCGAGTGCCACTCCCTTTTGGCCCATAAACTTTGTCTTTATGTCTGCCATGGGAAACAAATCCCATTTTTTCTAATTTTTTTCGTCTGTTATCCATTTTGTCATTTATTTTTTATGTCCTGAAAAATAATTGTTTCTAAATTTTTCGGCTTTTTCAATTTCTTTTTTCGGGGTCTTGTTTGTTTTTTTCTTGAAACCATGGGTCACAATTATCAATGGGTCATTTGGTTCTTCCGTATCAAAAAATGAAAAAAGCCTGTGAAATACACCCCTGAAGTCAACAACCATTTCCCAAATCCCATTTGAGCCAGATAATTTCTTAAACCAATCCCCAAAAAGGTTCAATTCTATTTTGTCGATTACAAAGTCTATTTTCCGTTGTTCTTTTAACCCTAATGTATCATAGAAATCCTGTGCTTCTGGTGATAAATAAATTTCATACCTTTTGTCCATAAACCTTTTCTTTTTGCAAAGATATGATATTTATTTTAAATATTGCCCTTTGTGGCAATTAAGTTTTTGGTATGTTCTATATAAATGCAGCATAACATCAGTCTGTCTAATAACCCTAACCACCGATTAATTTTTTGTCAAATATAAAGCTATTTCTGCTTTACTCAACTTTTTCTATGGTTAAAAAAGATGTTAATCCAAAAACACAATTAATTTTTTCTTTTATCTAAAGAACCGCCAAGTACAGCCTGTGCTGAATACTTTCGGTAAGACTCGCTTGGTTTATCATGAACGAAGTTGAAGGGCTTGGTGGTCCAGACCAAAAGGTGCGGGATAAATTGTGAGAGGTGCACTTTGTTAGCCGTAGTTTTAACGAAGGAATACTGGCGGAGATTACTCCGTCAGCCGCCTACTCGATTGTGCCCTCGTTGTTTTTCATTTTTCATTCCTTAATCATAAAATT
It encodes the following:
- a CDS encoding type II toxin-antitoxin system RelE/ParE family toxin, producing MDKRYEIYLSPEAQDFYDTLGLKEQRKIDFVIDKIELNLFGDWFKKLSGSNGIWEMVVDFRGVFHRLFSFFDTEEPNDPLIIVTHGFKKKTNKTPKKEIEKAEKFRNNYFSGHKK
- a CDS encoding helix-turn-helix transcriptional regulator, producing MDNRRKKLEKMGFVSHGRHKDKVYGPKGSGTREQYEKDLKIELIGDFLKKLRKQENLTQEQLAELMKIDKSYISKIENNLKETKFGTIRRYVEALKVNKMSLKLEFNNGNSEVLELI